A portion of the Thalassotalea sp. LPB0316 genome contains these proteins:
- the flhA gene encoding flagellar biosynthesis protein FlhA, protein MQLLAQFNRFDKNKLSFLSGLGTPLLIIAALGMVILPMPAALLDILFSFNIALALIVLLITVYTLKPLEFGSFPSVLLIATILRLALNVASTRVVLLEGHQGPDAAGKVIEAFGSVVIGGNYAVGLVVFLILIIINFVVVTKGAGRISEVTARFTLDAMPGKQMAIDADLNAGFITADQARERRQEVTSEADFYGSMDGASKFVKGDAIAGILILFINIIGGLVIGMVQHDLEFSQAVEIYTLLTIGDGLVAQIPGLLLSVATAIVVTRQNTAQDMGEQMSSQLGQERSLYIAAAVMFVMGIVPGMPHFAFLFFSLMIAASAYFGSKYKAAKALKEQEAQAQSQADESQQADEVKELGWDDVNHVDVIGLEIGYRLIPLVDKGQGGELLNRIKGVRKKLSQEFGFLVPAVHIRDNLDLDPNSYQITLMGVTVGEAEIRHDHELAINPGQVFGKLEGIDTKDPAFGLDAVWIKQDQREHAQALGYTVVDATTVLATHLSQILTNNAAQLLGHEEVQNLLDMLAKSYPKLVEGLVPDILPLGTVVKVLQNLMNEGVAVRDMRSIVQTLVEYGVKSQDPEVLTAAARISLRKFIVQDMVGSNNEIPVITLSPELEQMLHQSMQMAGDDGAGIEPGLAERMQKSLTEGAHQQELAGETPILLTSGILRTVLAKFVKYTIPGLRVISYQEVPDDKQIKIVSAIGQ, encoded by the coding sequence GATGCCAGCGGCACTACTTGATATACTTTTCTCGTTTAATATCGCCCTTGCGTTAATAGTTCTACTCATCACTGTTTACACGCTAAAGCCGTTGGAGTTTGGTTCGTTTCCATCGGTGTTGTTGATTGCGACTATCTTGCGTCTAGCCTTAAACGTTGCCAGTACCCGTGTGGTATTACTTGAAGGTCATCAGGGGCCAGATGCCGCTGGTAAGGTCATCGAGGCCTTTGGCTCGGTTGTTATTGGCGGTAACTACGCCGTTGGTTTAGTCGTCTTCTTAATTCTGATCATTATCAACTTTGTTGTTGTCACTAAAGGTGCGGGCCGCATTTCTGAAGTTACGGCACGTTTTACGCTAGATGCTATGCCGGGCAAGCAAATGGCGATTGATGCGGATCTAAACGCTGGTTTTATTACCGCTGATCAAGCTCGTGAGCGCCGCCAAGAAGTGACTTCTGAGGCAGATTTCTACGGTTCAATGGATGGTGCCAGTAAGTTCGTTAAAGGTGATGCAATCGCCGGTATTTTGATTTTATTTATCAATATTATTGGTGGCTTGGTTATCGGGATGGTTCAGCATGATTTAGAGTTTTCTCAAGCGGTTGAAATCTATACGCTGTTGACAATTGGTGACGGCTTAGTGGCGCAGATCCCTGGTTTGTTACTTTCTGTTGCAACAGCGATAGTTGTTACTCGACAAAATACTGCCCAAGACATGGGTGAGCAAATGAGCTCTCAACTAGGGCAAGAGCGCAGCTTATACATCGCTGCAGCCGTTATGTTTGTCATGGGAATCGTGCCAGGCATGCCACATTTTGCATTCTTGTTTTTCTCATTGATGATTGCTGCTTCGGCTTATTTCGGAAGTAAATACAAAGCCGCCAAAGCCTTGAAAGAGCAAGAAGCGCAGGCTCAATCTCAAGCTGACGAATCACAACAAGCCGATGAAGTTAAAGAGCTTGGCTGGGATGATGTCAACCACGTTGATGTTATTGGTTTAGAAATTGGCTATCGACTGATCCCATTAGTAGATAAAGGCCAAGGTGGCGAATTACTTAACCGAATTAAAGGGGTGCGTAAAAAACTCTCACAAGAGTTCGGCTTTTTGGTGCCTGCGGTTCATATTCGCGATAATTTAGACTTAGATCCTAACAGTTATCAAATTACCTTAATGGGCGTTACGGTCGGCGAGGCGGAAATTCGTCACGATCACGAGCTGGCAATTAACCCGGGTCAAGTTTTTGGCAAACTCGAAGGTATCGATACAAAAGATCCGGCATTTGGCTTAGACGCTGTATGGATCAAGCAAGATCAGCGCGAACACGCTCAAGCGCTTGGTTATACAGTAGTTGATGCAACTACCGTTTTAGCAACGCATCTGAGCCAAATCTTAACCAATAACGCCGCGCAATTACTAGGCCATGAAGAAGTACAAAATCTATTAGACATGTTAGCGAAGAGCTACCCTAAACTCGTTGAAGGGCTAGTGCCGGATATCTTGCCGTTAGGCACTGTGGTGAAAGTATTACAAAACCTGATGAACGAAGGTGTTGCGGTAAGAGATATGCGTTCAATTGTCCAAACCTTAGTTGAATATGGCGTGAAGAGCCAGGATCCTGAAGTTCTCACGGCTGCAGCGCGTATTTCACTGCGTAAATTTATTGTTCAAGATATGGTTGGCTCGAACAATGAGATACCTGTCATAACATTGTCACCTGAATTGGAACAGATGTTGCATCAGTCTATGCAAATGGCTGGCGACGATGGCGCGGGCATTGAACCAGGACTTGCTGAGCGCATGCAAAAATCTCTAACAGAGGGCGCACATCAGCAGGAGTTGGCAGGTGAAACACCTATTTTATTAACATCGGGCATTCTACGCACTGTGTTAGCAAAATTTGTTAAGTACACCATTCCTGGTTTACGAGTAATCTCTTATCAAGAGGTTCCAGACGATAAACAAATAAAAATCGTTAGCGCCATCGGACAATAA
- the flhF gene encoding flagellar biosynthesis protein FlhF, whose product MKIKRFVARDMKTALAEIKEVLGADAVIMSNKKIPEGIEIMAAVDYNQQPVAAEPAQTSSAVASADRQIAEDVVSIGVGQSTEQGEAQPSANMPKVPDSLAELLKRDIQKPKHQATDTTETIEQQFKEFTQRLSNAQSQVDEPHLASKPTVDDVDGTEHQHMTDAKAVNTPQNEEFERMKQEMASIRQLLEHQVAGLLWQDRVQKDPNRAVLVNKLSSMGIDEHLADQIAGFIPRQLNEQEAWQQVKHLLANQLQTTNNDIIRQGGVVSLVGPTGVGKTTTIAKIAARFAQIHGADSVALISTDTYRIAGFEQLTTYGKIIGCPVKLAEDAKELDMLLAQFSNKKLVLIDTAGMGQRDMRLNQHLTTLVANTRARIKNYLVLAANTQASVMDENVQRFNKIPLAGCVFTKLDESLSVGEIISTSIQHNLPVGYLTDGQRVPEDIKVANAEKLVTLADKMFTKQRKQAPINWAHQSMASHAVM is encoded by the coding sequence ATGAAGATTAAACGTTTTGTCGCAAGAGATATGAAAACTGCACTAGCAGAAATCAAAGAAGTTTTAGGTGCTGATGCCGTCATCATGTCGAACAAAAAAATCCCTGAAGGCATCGAAATTATGGCCGCGGTTGATTACAATCAGCAGCCTGTTGCAGCTGAGCCAGCACAGACATCAAGTGCAGTTGCCAGCGCAGATCGTCAAATCGCTGAAGATGTTGTTTCAATAGGTGTTGGTCAATCAACAGAGCAAGGCGAAGCTCAGCCTTCAGCTAACATGCCCAAAGTCCCTGATAGCTTAGCGGAATTGCTGAAACGCGATATCCAAAAGCCAAAGCATCAAGCTACTGATACCACTGAAACTATCGAGCAACAGTTTAAAGAGTTTACCCAGCGCCTGAGTAATGCCCAGTCTCAGGTCGACGAGCCGCATCTTGCCTCGAAGCCAACTGTTGATGATGTCGATGGCACTGAGCATCAACATATGACCGATGCAAAAGCTGTTAATACACCGCAAAACGAAGAGTTCGAGCGGATGAAGCAAGAGATGGCATCTATTCGCCAGCTACTAGAGCATCAAGTAGCAGGTTTATTGTGGCAGGATCGCGTTCAAAAAGATCCCAACCGTGCTGTTTTAGTCAATAAATTATCTTCGATGGGGATTGATGAACACCTTGCAGATCAAATTGCGGGTTTTATTCCTCGCCAATTGAATGAACAAGAGGCATGGCAGCAAGTTAAGCATTTATTGGCCAATCAATTACAAACAACCAATAACGACATTATTCGCCAAGGCGGTGTGGTGTCGTTAGTAGGCCCAACAGGCGTTGGTAAGACGACAACTATCGCCAAAATTGCCGCGCGTTTTGCTCAAATCCACGGCGCTGATTCTGTCGCGTTAATTTCAACGGATACCTACCGCATTGCAGGTTTTGAGCAATTAACTACCTACGGTAAAATTATTGGCTGTCCAGTGAAGTTAGCTGAGGACGCAAAAGAGCTCGATATGTTGCTCGCACAGTTCTCTAATAAAAAACTCGTGCTAATTGATACCGCAGGCATGGGGCAACGCGATATGCGCTTAAACCAGCATTTAACAACGCTAGTTGCTAATACCCGTGCACGAATTAAAAACTACTTGGTTTTAGCGGCTAATACCCAAGCTAGCGTGATGGATGAAAACGTTCAGCGATTCAATAAAATACCGCTTGCAGGCTGTGTATTTACTAAGTTAGATGAAAGCTTAAGTGTCGGTGAAATAATATCGACTTCAATTCAACATAACTTACCTGTTGGTTATTTAACCGACGGTCAGCGTGTGCCAGAAGATATTAAGGTTGCAAATGCTGAAAAGTTAGTTACGCTTGCTGATAAAATGTTTACCAAACAACGTAAACAAGCACCAATAAATTGGGCTCATCAATCTATGGCTTCTCATGCCGTGATGTAG
- a CDS encoding MinD/ParA family protein — MLDQASGLRKMQQPKKVKVIAVSGGKGGVGKTNVSLNTAIAMAQMGKKVLVLDADLGLANVDVMLGLRVKKNLSHVMSGECELDDIIIEGPAGIKIIPATSGTQTMVDLTPSEHAGLIRAFSDMETDFDVLIVDTAAGISDMVLSFARAAQDVMLVVCDEPTSITDCYALMKLLSRDHGVFKFKVVANMVRSPKEGQQLFAKLTKVSDRFLDVALELVGIVPFDENIRKSVRKQQAIVEAFPDSPASKGFKRIAKNALDWPIPHQPSGHLEFFIEQLLEK; from the coding sequence ATGTTAGATCAAGCGAGTGGCTTACGAAAAATGCAACAACCCAAAAAAGTGAAGGTCATTGCTGTTTCAGGTGGTAAAGGTGGTGTGGGAAAAACAAACGTTTCACTCAACACTGCAATTGCTATGGCTCAAATGGGCAAAAAGGTCCTAGTATTAGACGCCGACTTAGGGTTAGCAAATGTTGATGTAATGCTAGGTTTGCGAGTTAAGAAAAACTTATCTCATGTGATGTCAGGAGAATGTGAACTCGACGACATCATTATAGAAGGGCCCGCGGGGATCAAAATCATTCCTGCTACCTCAGGCACACAGACGATGGTCGATTTAACGCCATCTGAGCACGCCGGTTTGATTCGGGCATTTAGTGATATGGAAACTGACTTTGACGTGCTCATTGTCGATACCGCTGCCGGTATTTCAGATATGGTTTTGAGTTTTGCTCGAGCCGCACAAGACGTCATGTTAGTGGTCTGTGATGAACCTACGTCGATTACCGACTGTTATGCCTTGATGAAACTTCTCAGCCGAGATCACGGCGTATTTAAATTTAAAGTTGTCGCCAATATGGTACGCAGTCCTAAGGAAGGCCAGCAATTATTTGCTAAACTTACAAAAGTTAGCGATCGCTTTTTAGATGTTGCCCTCGAGTTGGTTGGTATCGTGCCATTTGATGAGAACATCAGAAAGTCAGTGAGAAAACAACAAGCCATTGTTGAAGCTTTTCCTGATTCACCCGCGTCAAAAGGATTTAAGCGTATTGCAAAAAATGCCTTAGATTGGCCAATACCCCATCAGCCATCAGGTCATTTAGAGTTTTTTATAGAACAGTTACTAGAGAAATAG
- a CDS encoding RNA polymerase sigma factor FliA, with protein MVKTQAYIDQIDKTALIEQQTVLVKRIAYHLMARLPASVQVDDLIQAGMIGLLEASNNFDASKGASFETFAGIRIRGAMLDEIRRGDWTPRSVHRNSRLISDTIKTLEAEHGRDVTDSEVADKLNVSLREYHDMLNEVSSGKIIGIEDLGVTEDAINFAHEATIDSPHDEIEHSAFKQALATCITSLPERESLVLSLYYDEELNLREIGQVLDVSESRVSQIHSQAMHRLKARMQSWQN; from the coding sequence GTGGTAAAAACGCAAGCGTATATTGATCAAATAGATAAAACTGCTTTAATAGAGCAGCAAACTGTCTTGGTTAAAAGAATTGCCTATCATTTAATGGCTCGGTTACCTGCTAGTGTACAGGTAGACGACTTAATTCAAGCCGGCATGATTGGCTTGCTTGAGGCGTCAAATAACTTTGATGCGAGTAAAGGCGCGAGCTTTGAAACGTTTGCTGGTATTAGAATTCGCGGTGCTATGCTCGATGAAATTCGTCGCGGTGATTGGACGCCCAGATCAGTACACAGAAACTCCCGCCTCATCAGTGATACCATCAAAACATTAGAGGCTGAACACGGTCGTGATGTAACCGATAGCGAAGTGGCTGACAAACTAAATGTCTCATTGCGCGAATATCATGATATGCTTAATGAAGTAAGCTCTGGTAAAATAATAGGTATTGAAGATCTTGGTGTGACAGAAGATGCAATAAATTTTGCTCATGAGGCCACGATAGATAGCCCTCATGACGAAATTGAGCATAGCGCTTTTAAGCAAGCGTTAGCAACTTGTATAACTTCTTTACCCGAACGTGAATCTTTAGTGTTATCATTGTATTATGACGAAGAACTGAATTTACGTGAAATTGGCCAAGTACTCGATGTGAGTGAATCTCGAGTAAGCCAAATTCACAGTCAAGCGATGCACCGATTAAAAGCGCGGATGCAATCTTGGCAAAATTAA
- the cheY gene encoding chemotaxis response regulator CheY — MDKNMKVLVVDDFSTMRRIVKNLLRDLGFTNIQEADDGSTALPMLQGGDFDFVVTDWNMPGMQGIDLLRAIRADEKLAHIPVLMVTAEAKKEQIVMAAQAGVNGYIVKPFTAATLKTKLDKIFERLA; from the coding sequence TTGGATAAAAATATGAAAGTACTTGTTGTTGATGACTTTTCAACAATGAGACGTATTGTAAAAAACTTATTACGTGATTTAGGCTTTACCAATATTCAAGAAGCTGATGACGGCTCAACTGCATTACCTATGCTACAAGGTGGTGACTTTGATTTCGTCGTTACCGATTGGAACATGCCTGGTATGCAGGGTATCGACTTGCTTCGCGCTATTCGCGCAGACGAGAAGCTAGCACATATTCCAGTACTGATGGTGACAGCTGAGGCGAAAAAAGAGCAAATCGTGATGGCGGCGCAAGCTGGTGTCAATGGATACATTGTGAAGCCTTTTACTGCAGCGACGTTAAAAACTAAGCTAGACAAGATTTTTGAGCGCTTAGCGTAA
- a CDS encoding protein phosphatase CheZ → MSALISLEQAKQLVAYLEAGQNDEADKLIADVQTPINTELFEEIGKLTRQLHDSLMNFQIDTRLNDLATADIPDAKERLNYVIERTEEAANKTMDAVESIFPVLDKVQSQVNTVKPQWQKLMKNQLELEGFKSLCHEIDALLVTTDKEAEHIHALMTDVLMAQDFQDLTGQVIRKVIDLVREVEDSLINMLTMFGVNKIEGQDTVAKPKVGENLVEGPIVNTETRDDVVSGQDDVDDLLSSLGF, encoded by the coding sequence ATGAGCGCTTTAATATCGTTAGAGCAGGCAAAGCAACTTGTTGCCTACTTAGAAGCTGGTCAAAATGACGAAGCGGATAAGCTTATTGCTGATGTTCAAACACCAATCAATACAGAGCTATTTGAAGAGATCGGAAAGCTGACTCGTCAGTTGCATGACTCATTAATGAACTTTCAAATTGATACTCGTCTTAATGATTTAGCAACAGCAGATATCCCCGATGCTAAAGAACGACTAAACTACGTAATAGAGCGCACCGAAGAAGCAGCCAATAAGACCATGGATGCTGTTGAATCGATTTTTCCTGTGCTTGATAAGGTTCAGTCACAGGTAAACACTGTTAAACCTCAATGGCAAAAGTTGATGAAAAACCAGCTAGAACTGGAAGGGTTCAAATCTTTATGCCATGAAATTGACGCTTTATTGGTGACAACCGACAAAGAAGCTGAGCACATTCACGCCTTGATGACGGATGTGTTAATGGCGCAAGACTTTCAAGATTTAACAGGCCAAGTTATTCGTAAAGTCATTGATCTTGTTAGGGAAGTAGAAGATAGTTTAATCAACATGTTAACCATGTTCGGCGTTAATAAAATTGAAGGTCAAGATACTGTCGCTAAACCAAAGGTTGGTGAAAATCTCGTGGAAGGACCTATAGTTAATACTGAAACACGAGATGATGTGGTTTCAGGCCAAGATGATGTTGATGATCTATTATCAAGCTTAGGATTCTAA